In Marinitoga hydrogenitolerans DSM 16785, one genomic interval encodes:
- the murD gene encoding UDP-N-acetylmuramoyl-L-alanine--D-glutamate ligase yields MKICLVGYGLSNEALLKNILIKENVEISVSNNKPFSNKDIIFFENNGILYEDRHGDLLKNTDLAIISPGIPPTSLPIQIIKEKNIPYTTEIAYTWKKIKKENPQAMFIAITGTNGKSTTTKLIGHLLEDSYNIFVGGNLGTPLSNANFNKEIYVTEVSSFQLFWGNKFIPELSVLINLMPDHLDWHSSLDEYYYTKINLILKSIDNKGIGFVNSNLKSYINSNNKNLFFFGENGDYLWKNNMIETKNNINIKVENEVLSLDLYREDILAAVAVALNLDISKELIEKKIKSFKSLEHRLEYIGEYRGIKFFNDSKATNVHAAFSAYKSFKGKKYIALLSGRPKNEDMTDFLIELQNNAQKTLVFGEMANEIKKYPFFTNYIIEENLELAIRKAVSLAKKNYYIIFSPAGASYDLFKNYKERGKIFKKEVYKLMEMV; encoded by the coding sequence ATGAAAATCTGTCTTGTAGGTTATGGTTTAAGCAATGAAGCGCTACTTAAAAATATCTTAATTAAAGAAAATGTTGAAATAAGTGTAAGTAATAATAAGCCTTTTTCCAACAAGGATATTATCTTTTTTGAAAATAATGGTATTTTATATGAGGACAGACATGGAGATTTATTAAAAAATACTGATTTAGCAATTATCAGCCCAGGCATTCCTCCAACAAGTTTACCCATTCAAATAATAAAAGAAAAAAATATACCTTATACTACAGAAATTGCATATACATGGAAAAAAATCAAAAAAGAAAATCCTCAGGCAATGTTCATAGCAATCACAGGAACAAATGGTAAATCCACAACAACAAAATTAATAGGCCACCTCTTAGAAGATTCTTATAATATTTTTGTAGGTGGAAATCTTGGAACACCTCTTTCTAATGCTAATTTTAACAAAGAAATTTATGTCACTGAAGTTTCGAGTTTTCAATTGTTTTGGGGGAATAAGTTTATCCCAGAGCTTTCTGTTTTGATTAATCTAATGCCTGATCACCTTGATTGGCATTCATCCCTTGATGAATATTATTATACAAAAATAAATTTAATACTTAAAAGTATTGATAATAAAGGTATTGGATTTGTTAATTCAAATTTGAAATCCTACATTAATTCCAACAATAAAAATTTATTCTTTTTCGGGGAAAATGGTGATTATTTGTGGAAAAATAACATGATAGAAACAAAAAATAATATTAATATAAAAGTAGAAAATGAAGTTTTAAGTTTAGACTTATACAGAGAAGATATATTAGCTGCAGTTGCCGTTGCATTAAACCTTGATATATCTAAAGAATTAATTGAAAAAAAGATAAAATCATTTAAATCACTAGAACATAGATTAGAATATATCGGTGAGTATAGGGGTATTAAATTTTTTAATGATTCAAAAGCAACCAATGTTCACGCTGCATTTTCCGCTTATAAATCCTTTAAAGGGAAAAAATATATTGCTCTATTATCAGGCCGACCTAAAAATGAAGATATGACTGATTTTTTAATTGAATTACAAAATAATGCACAAAAGACCCTTGTTTTCGGAGAAATGGCTAACGAAATAAAAAAATATCCCTTTTTTACTAATTACATTATAGAGGAAAATTTAGAATTAGCTATTAGAAAGGCTGTTTCTCTGGCAAAAAAGAATTACTATATTATATTTTCACCTGCAGGTGCAAGCTACGATTTATTTAAAAATTACAAAGAGCGCGGAAAAATATTTAAAAAAGAAGTATATAAACTTATGGAGATGGTATAG
- a CDS encoding FtsW/RodA/SpoVE family cell cycle protein produces the protein MKKSQILRNRAILFISAVGMALILGTFFVYSSLKAMEYTFSTVQIDKMFQKHIFTILFSSFLGFIAFFLSKRITKSRHFMNILFVFFTVLLVLALTQSPINGTKRWISILGIQIQPSEFIKLFLPLYLSWYYYKIKEKKSTFTFGIVIPLIIIFLEISLIFLEPDLSSSILIFILAILTIYVNGVKNIHFYLTIILIIITGLFIIANTNFLQDYQRSRLEQFSNKEENYQLQQSLDAITSGGLFGSGTFIGEEKYTVPYSYSDFIIAVIGEEWGKFGILMVITLYFLISRELILISNYIKNSAARNFMVVFAFWIFFQSFINIGVSVGMLPTTGVTLPLMSYGNSSLLITLISIGYIMGMIYYEIIEEKVIDKIEQKVESTDEI, from the coding sequence GTGAAAAAGTCTCAAATCTTAAGAAATAGGGCTATTTTATTTATAAGTGCTGTTGGTATGGCTTTAATCCTTGGAACATTTTTTGTATATAGTTCTTTAAAAGCTATGGAATATACATTTTCAACTGTACAAATAGATAAAATGTTTCAAAAACACATATTCACAATTTTATTTTCTTCTTTTTTAGGATTTATTGCTTTTTTCTTATCTAAACGCATTACAAAAAGCCGGCATTTTATGAATATACTTTTTGTGTTTTTTACAGTATTGCTTGTCTTAGCTCTAACTCAATCACCTATTAATGGTACTAAACGATGGATTTCTATTTTGGGGATTCAAATACAACCATCAGAGTTCATAAAATTATTTTTACCTTTATATTTATCATGGTATTATTATAAAATTAAAGAAAAAAAATCAACATTTACATTTGGTATAGTGATTCCTTTAATAATCATATTTCTAGAAATATCTTTAATATTTTTAGAACCAGACTTAAGTTCATCAATCTTAATATTTATACTTGCAATATTGACTATCTATGTTAACGGAGTAAAAAATATACATTTTTACTTAACCATAATCTTGATAATAATAACAGGACTATTTATTATAGCAAATACCAATTTCCTTCAAGATTATCAAAGATCACGATTAGAACAATTTTCAAATAAAGAAGAAAACTATCAATTGCAACAATCGTTAGACGCTATAACAAGCGGAGGTTTGTTTGGATCTGGCACATTTATTGGTGAAGAAAAATACACGGTTCCATATTCATATAGCGATTTCATTATAGCTGTAATTGGTGAAGAATGGGGAAAATTTGGAATTCTCATGGTTATTACTCTATATTTTTTAATATCTAGGGAGCTAATTTTAATTTCAAATTATATTAAAAATTCAGCTGCACGTAATTTTATGGTTGTATTTGCATTCTGGATTTTTTTTCAAAGTTTTATTAATATCGGAGTTTCTGTTGGTATGTTGCCTACAACAGGTGTAACTCTCCCTTTAATGAGTTATGGAAACTCATCTTTATTAATTACACTAATTTCTATTGGGTATATTATGGGAATGATCTATTATGAAATAATTGAAGAAAAAGTTATAGACAAAATAGAACAAAAGGTGGAAAGCACAGATGAAATATAA